One genomic region from Anabaena sp. PCC 7108 encodes:
- a CDS encoding alpha-mannosidase, which translates to MTLSLSHTKYISDAIENLRACCQVNIQSSWLYQQVDWGITEVINSDLSLWEPVNLNDKLHIPWTAGKQVLWLVQKLVVPQDLQGYDLTGLCLRLALVWWADAAEIYVNGKLVLVGDLFDSSPRVLLSQAVSIGDEFVVALRLVSPGHCDGALMRSLLVFESLDYNRLDPGFLADELAVVQVFLERFVPEKLAGLVAGIEEVTNHRGTEDAEEEKEGKKEEWERFLFNIRESYLRSSAFICVSKSKIHLLGHAHLDLAWLWPVSETWKAAVSTFESVLGLQRDFPELVFCHTTPALYAWVEEYRPVLFAEIQNQVKAGKWEVLGGFWVEPDLNLISGESIVRQLLYGQRYFQERFGKISPVVWVPDTFGFCATLPQFFANAGIEFFVTQKLRWNDTTKFDYGAFWWRSLDGSQIFSFMSAPIGETIDPVKMANYACEWESNTGLVDSLWLPGVGDHGGGPTRDMLEIARRWEHSPIFPKLEFTTSEKYLQQIKSQSQNLPVWEDELYLEFHRGCYTTHADQKRWNRKSENLLYEAELFATLANVLFGVQYPQDEIEAAWKKVLFNQFHDILPGTSITQVYEDALPTWEHVEQVGNKILDESLSAIASHLTLPQPPQPHSIPIIIFNSLNWQRSQVVSVTLPKTILTASPSTQVDFVGVAPELYSAGNHNPIWTIYDIDGNQLLSQQSENSLLFLATVPSIGYQIYWLSPTSQNPHIDNSEFPQNWILENEYLRVQVNPETGDLESVFDKTQQREILNGAGNQLQAFEDSGQYWDAWNIDPDYNTKPLPATELKSIQWLEFGNIQQRLRVVRQLGNSQFCQDYILQTGSPLLKIANTVNWQENQVLVKTAFPLNVAADFATYEIPCGAIRRSTNPQTPAEKAKWEVPALRWADLTRDTETGKYGVSLVNDCKYGYDCQSNQIRLTLLRSPNWPDPKADRGIHEFTYALYPHSGSWETAHTVKCGYELNIPLKVLVNPPNQQSVLNSYQNQSFLNLSADNLIIMALKPSEDNQQKIIMRFYECHGKIANLSFKSDLFTLGEAVDLLERPINQKIDQIDPWKIATFKIIRNS; encoded by the coding sequence ATGACTCTATCTCTATCCCATACCAAATATATATCAGACGCAATTGAGAATTTACGTGCCTGCTGTCAAGTTAATATCCAGTCTTCTTGGTTGTATCAGCAGGTTGACTGGGGAATTACTGAAGTAATCAACTCGGATTTGTCTCTTTGGGAACCTGTAAATCTCAATGATAAATTACATATTCCTTGGACAGCGGGAAAACAAGTTTTGTGGTTGGTGCAAAAATTAGTTGTTCCCCAGGATTTACAAGGTTATGATTTAACAGGTTTATGTTTGCGGTTGGCTTTGGTTTGGTGGGCAGATGCGGCGGAGATTTATGTTAATGGTAAGTTGGTATTAGTTGGTGATTTGTTTGATTCTTCTCCGCGAGTGCTTTTAAGTCAAGCTGTTTCTATTGGGGACGAGTTTGTTGTTGCTTTGCGGTTGGTGAGTCCGGGTCATTGTGATGGGGCTTTGATGCGATCGCTCTTGGTTTTTGAGTCTTTAGATTATAATAGGTTAGATCCGGGTTTTTTGGCTGATGAGTTGGCTGTTGTTCAAGTTTTTCTGGAAAGGTTCGTACCTGAGAAGTTGGCTGGTTTGGTTGCTGGGATTGAAGAGGTAACGAACCACAGAGGCACAGAGGACGCAGAGGAAGAGAAAGAAGGGAAGAAGGAAGAGTGGGAAAGGTTTCTGTTTAATATACGAGAATCTTATCTGCGTTCATCTGCGTTCATCTGCGTTTCAAAATCTAAAATTCATTTGTTAGGTCATGCTCATTTGGATTTAGCATGGTTATGGCCTGTTTCTGAAACTTGGAAAGCCGCAGTCAGTACTTTTGAGTCGGTGTTAGGTTTACAAAGAGATTTTCCCGAGTTGGTTTTTTGTCATACTACTCCGGCGTTGTATGCTTGGGTTGAGGAATATCGTCCAGTTTTATTTGCGGAAATTCAAAATCAAGTTAAAGCGGGAAAATGGGAAGTTTTGGGTGGGTTTTGGGTGGAACCGGATTTGAATTTGATTTCTGGTGAGTCTATTGTCCGTCAGTTATTATATGGTCAGCGTTATTTTCAGGAACGGTTTGGGAAAATATCTCCTGTGGTTTGGGTTCCTGATACTTTTGGTTTCTGTGCGACTCTACCTCAGTTTTTCGCAAATGCGGGAATTGAGTTTTTTGTGACTCAGAAATTGCGCTGGAATGATACTACTAAGTTTGATTATGGCGCTTTTTGGTGGCGATCGCTTGATGGTAGTCAAATATTTAGTTTTATGTCTGCACCCATAGGCGAAACTATTGATCCTGTTAAAATGGCAAACTATGCCTGTGAGTGGGAAAGTAACACAGGTTTAGTAGATTCTCTTTGGCTTCCCGGTGTCGGTGATCATGGTGGTGGTCCGACTCGTGATATGTTGGAAATAGCAAGGCGTTGGGAACATTCCCCAATTTTCCCCAAGTTGGAATTTACAACTTCGGAAAAATATCTCCAACAAATAAAATCCCAAAGTCAAAATTTACCTGTTTGGGAAGATGAACTTTATTTAGAGTTTCATCGCGGATGTTATACTACCCACGCAGACCAAAAACGCTGGAATCGCAAATCTGAAAATCTTTTATATGAGGCTGAGTTATTTGCAACTTTAGCAAATGTTCTCTTTGGGGTGCAATATCCTCAAGATGAAATTGAAGCTGCTTGGAAAAAAGTTTTATTTAATCAGTTTCACGATATTCTCCCTGGTACTTCTATTACTCAAGTTTATGAGGATGCTTTACCAACATGGGAACACGTGGAACAAGTGGGAAATAAGATATTAGATGAGTCTTTGAGTGCGATCGCATCTCATCTCACTTTACCACAACCACCCCAACCTCATAGCATACCTATCATAATTTTTAATTCGCTCAACTGGCAACGTTCCCAAGTCGTCAGCGTTACTTTACCAAAAACAATTTTAACAGCATCCCCGTCCACGCAGGTGGACTTTGTTGGTGTAGCCCCAGAATTATATTCTGCGGGTAATCATAACCCAATATGGACAATTTATGACATTGACGGAAACCAACTTCTATCTCAACAAAGCGAAAACTCTTTATTGTTTCTCGCAACTGTCCCATCCATAGGATATCAAATATATTGGCTTTCTCCAACTTCCCAAAATCCCCATATCGACAATTCTGAATTTCCCCAAAACTGGATATTAGAAAATGAATATTTGCGAGTTCAGGTAAACCCCGAAACCGGAGACTTAGAAAGCGTCTTTGACAAAACCCAACAACGGGAAATTTTAAATGGTGCGGGAAATCAACTTCAGGCTTTTGAAGATAGCGGACAATATTGGGATGCTTGGAATATTGACCCTGATTATAACACAAAACCTCTACCTGCAACCGAATTAAAATCAATTCAATGGCTAGAATTTGGAAATATACAACAACGTTTGCGGGTAGTGCGTCAACTGGGAAATTCGCAGTTTTGTCAAGATTACATTCTCCAAACCGGTTCACCACTTTTGAAAATTGCCAATACTGTAAATTGGCAAGAAAATCAAGTATTAGTGAAAACAGCCTTTCCTCTCAACGTCGCAGCCGATTTTGCTACTTATGAAATTCCCTGCGGTGCTATTCGTCGTTCAACCAACCCCCAAACCCCCGCAGAAAAGGCAAAATGGGAAGTACCCGCTTTACGTTGGGCTGATTTAACTAGAGATACGGAAACCGGAAAATACGGAGTTAGCTTGGTGAATGATTGTAAATATGGTTACGACTGTCAAAGCAATCAAATCCGCCTCACTTTGCTGAGAAGTCCTAATTGGCCTGACCCGAAAGCTGATAGAGGTATACATGAATTTACGTATGCTTTGTATCCCCATTCAGGTAGTTGGGAAACGGCACACACTGTTAAATGTGGATATGAATTAAATATACCATTAAAAGTATTAGTTAATCCACCAAATCAACAATCTGTATTAAATAGTTACCAAAACCAAAGTTTTCTGAATTTATCAGCAGATAATTTAATTATCATGGCTTTAAAACCTAGTGAAGATAATCAACAAAAAATCATAATGCGCTTTTATGAATGTCACGGAAAAATAGCGAATTTATCTTTTAAAAGTGATCTTTTTACATTAGGAGAAGCAGTTGATTTATTGGAAAGACCGATAAATCAAAAGATTGATCAAATTGATCCTTGGAAAATTGCTACATTTAAAATAATTCGTAATTCGTAA
- a CDS encoding DUF6765 family protein, giving the protein MQIDFHHGVTYVVARLAGFDHEEASTVAYCAQYVDDAINSGLIRFDNGAMFTRISSAHKMLDYRNFQALAIHHVWIPFHFLPGNGGKPAGEDPEGKFIEKLICRPNSYVAQQMVRECIQRRESAYSLHRLGITMHVYVDTWAHQGFAGVNHRVNEARKLLDENDQPDRNLMDRLKNYFVSEALPLGHGAVLSHPDKPFLRWGYINGRGEKISRNNPEDFLEAADNMCKAMQRYLKCDADAIVPGLPEPDKSLIAFMLENIKDIKGSLRHQKWLSAISQGQFSFGAANINYIPKGKSSWKYLALGTESRVDKDNEIFPYHPSFLVSNWKLFHDALQAHQFYIIHDLLPQYGICVA; this is encoded by the coding sequence ATGCAAATAGACTTTCATCATGGTGTCACCTACGTTGTAGCGCGACTAGCGGGTTTTGACCACGAAGAGGCGAGTACCGTCGCTTACTGCGCCCAATATGTAGATGATGCTATCAATAGCGGTTTAATTCGATTCGATAATGGGGCGATGTTTACCCGCATTAGTTCTGCACACAAGATGTTAGATTATCGCAATTTTCAGGCGTTAGCAATTCATCATGTTTGGATTCCTTTTCATTTTTTACCTGGAAATGGCGGAAAACCAGCAGGTGAAGATCCTGAAGGGAAGTTTATCGAAAAGTTGATTTGTCGTCCTAATAGTTATGTCGCGCAGCAAATGGTGCGGGAATGTATCCAACGCCGTGAAAGTGCTTATAGTTTGCATCGTCTGGGTATTACTATGCACGTTTATGTTGATACCTGGGCGCATCAAGGTTTTGCTGGTGTTAATCATCGAGTCAATGAAGCAAGAAAATTACTTGATGAAAATGATCAACCTGATCGGAATTTGATGGATAGATTGAAGAATTATTTTGTTAGTGAGGCTTTACCTTTAGGACATGGTGCGGTTTTAAGTCATCCTGATAAGCCGTTTTTACGTTGGGGTTATATTAACGGTAGGGGTGAAAAAATTAGCCGTAATAATCCTGAAGATTTTCTGGAAGCTGCTGATAATATGTGTAAGGCTATGCAGCGTTATTTAAAATGTGATGCTGATGCTATTGTACCAGGTTTACCAGAACCAGATAAAAGTTTAATTGCCTTTATGCTGGAAAATATTAAAGATATTAAGGGTAGTTTACGTCATCAAAAATGGCTAAGTGCAATATCCCAAGGTCAATTTAGTTTTGGTGCAGCAAATATTAACTATATTCCCAAGGGTAAAAGTTCCTGGAAATACCTCGCTTTGGGAACTGAAAGCCGCGTTGATAAAGATAATGAGATTTTTCCCTATCATCCCAGTTTCCTAGTCAGCAATTGGAAATTATTTCATGATGCTTTACAAGCACATCAATTCTATATTATTCACGATTTGCTACCCCAATATGGAATTTGTGTCGCGTGA
- a CDS encoding alpha/beta hydrolase: MIYHSVGTFKGVGGLDLYYQSWNPEGKVRAILVLVHGLGGHSGLYKNVIEHLLPKQYAVYGLDLRGHGQSPGQRGYINTWAEFRDDVRAFKEMIQKQQPGCPIFLFGHSMGGMIVLDYTLHYPQDTSALQGVIAFAPSIGEVGVPPIRILLGKMLSQVWPRFSLNIGLDTAAGSRNKEIVTPCNQDKLRHTRATARLSTEFFATLDWIHAHAAEWQIPLLILHGGADRVALPGGSELFYQRVTYPDKLRIEYPGAYHDLHCDINYHEVLADLETWMNQHLSVEKGQLEPVMSNE, from the coding sequence ATGATTTACCACAGCGTAGGCACATTTAAAGGTGTTGGGGGACTTGATCTGTATTACCAAAGCTGGAATCCAGAGGGTAAGGTAAGGGCGATATTAGTTCTGGTACATGGACTCGGAGGACACAGCGGACTTTACAAAAATGTAATTGAGCATTTGCTACCTAAACAATATGCAGTTTATGGTTTAGATTTGCGTGGTCATGGACAATCACCTGGTCAAAGAGGTTACATAAATACTTGGGCTGAGTTTCGGGATGATGTTCGAGCCTTCAAAGAGATGATTCAGAAGCAGCAACCAGGATGTCCAATTTTTCTTTTTGGTCATAGCATGGGTGGAATGATAGTTTTAGACTACACTCTGCACTATCCCCAAGATACATCTGCATTGCAAGGTGTGATTGCCTTTGCCCCCAGTATTGGAGAAGTAGGAGTACCACCGATACGAATACTTTTAGGGAAAATGCTGTCGCAGGTGTGGCCGCGTTTTTCCCTAAATATTGGACTAGACACAGCTGCTGGTTCACGGAATAAGGAAATTGTGACTCCCTGTAATCAGGATAAATTACGCCATACCCGTGCCACAGCCCGTTTATCTACAGAATTCTTTGCGACATTAGACTGGATTCATGCTCACGCAGCAGAATGGCAGATACCGCTGTTAATTTTACATGGTGGTGCTGACAGAGTGGCTTTACCTGGGGGAAGTGAACTGTTCTACCAGCGAGTGACTTACCCAGATAAGCTACGTATTGAGTATCCGGGAGCTTATCATGATTTACACTGTGACATCAATTATCATGAAGTGCTGGCTGATTTAGAGACTTGGATGAATCAGCATTTATCGGTTGAAAAGGGACAATTAGAGCCAGTTATGAGTAATGAGTGA
- a CDS encoding 1-acyl-sn-glycerol-3-phosphate acyltransferase has product MNISSSESSPEISSDADLISSHQPELETLLPVTDATIQRVREGVAAASDRSIRHTIETTLNGLSAITQEHWEPRVNAKIRRWVVRSLIHSLFSVKVENIENIPPTPAILAANHLHHFDPLVLLSEIPTQPHYYILGDARTLYNKWWKRWILGFADGVIPLERIWGEEQAVIAAAKAGRDDLQELAQVIKDTVNPGGDIQTIRRIDRIVAAILARGDGLMIFPEGRLGTAEGHLHPFKRGTVIYALRSGVPIVPISLIGTHDLFLRKKLTIRVGKPLYFPPTTRPKRQEIDSALEALQKAIGALLPTDYQEPTGIKLLQNFLNRMLL; this is encoded by the coding sequence ATGAATATTTCTTCGAGCGAATCTTCTCCTGAAATCTCATCTGATGCAGACTTGATCTCCAGTCATCAGCCGGAATTAGAAACTTTACTACCTGTGACTGACGCAACTATCCAGCGGGTGCGGGAAGGTGTAGCCGCAGCGAGCGATCGCTCTATTCGTCATACTATAGAAACTACTCTCAATGGGCTATCGGCTATTACTCAAGAACATTGGGAACCGCGAGTTAATGCTAAGATCAGACGTTGGGTAGTGCGATCGCTCATTCATTCCCTATTCAGTGTCAAAGTTGAAAACATTGAAAATATCCCGCCCACACCAGCTATCTTAGCTGCTAACCATCTTCACCACTTTGACCCATTGGTTTTACTCTCAGAAATTCCCACCCAGCCCCACTATTATATTCTTGGTGATGCTCGCACTCTCTATAACAAATGGTGGAAACGCTGGATTTTGGGTTTTGCCGATGGTGTTATTCCTTTAGAAAGAATTTGGGGTGAAGAACAGGCTGTTATTGCTGCTGCTAAAGCCGGACGAGATGATTTACAAGAACTTGCTCAAGTTATTAAAGATACCGTTAATCCTGGTGGAGATATCCAGACAATCCGCCGCATAGATCGCATTGTGGCCGCAATTTTAGCCCGTGGAGATGGGTTGATGATTTTTCCTGAAGGAAGATTGGGAACTGCTGAGGGTCATTTGCATCCCTTCAAACGCGGGACTGTAATTTATGCTTTGCGGTCTGGAGTGCCAATTGTACCGATATCATTAATTGGTACTCATGACTTATTTTTGAGGAAAAAGTTAACAATTCGGGTTGGTAAACCTTTATATTTTCCCCCAACTACAAGACCAAAGCGTCAGGAAATAGATTCAGCTTTGGAAGCGTTACAAAAAGCGATAGGGGCTTTGTTACCTACAGATTATCAAGAACCAACGGGGATAAAGTTATTACAGAATTTTCTGAATCGGATGTTGTTGTAA
- a CDS encoding COR domain-containing protein, which yields MTEAELLQVIEEAAMDGVTELHLSVRKLSSLPAEIGKLTNLQFLDLSYNRLSSLSPEIGQLTNLRTLDLSDNQLSSLSPEIGQLTNLRTLYLSDNQLSSLPPEIGQLTNLRTLYLRNNQLRSLPPEIGQLTNLRTLDLRNNQLRSLPPEIGQLIHLKQLELQGNEIINLPPEIIEQGLKSILSFYRQQLEQTVEHLYEAKFLIVGEGGAGKTSLAKKIEDGNYKLQSNEKSTEGIDVIQWKFNLDNGQEFRVNIWDFGGQEIYHQTHQFFLTKRSLYALVADIRQDNTDFYYWLKVVELLSESSPVLIIKNEKQDRQCEVNERQLRGEFLNLKEVLPTNLATNRGLIEIKNSIQQYINKLPHVGTPLPKIWVKVRSDLEKDSRNFISLEEYYKLCKLHSLTKREDMLLLSRYLHDLGVCLHFQDDPTLKHYVILKPEWGTTAVYKVLDNKNVIKNLGCFTKNNLAEIWQDNEYSEMRDELLQLMMRFKLCYPIPHCNGKYIAPQLLDINQPEYIWDKSHNLILRYKYEFMPKGIITRLIVETHPWIEQQKQVWRSGVILNQYQTRAEVIENYNQKEIKIRVTGNRKKELLTVITHELDKIHRSFERLKYDTLVPCNCKECEGSQTPYAYPLESLRKRLYVGRYKIECENSFEMVDIRRLIDDVNLKTQELNRELQTSVTPLQNELDNQKKESFNNVIHIHVKSESNSMSESYQSKYDQRNANNQFVDTAQSGSNVTFNQNNYTPEQKQNLAEAAAEIQQLLHQLSKNNQTATNEGITNAIHQEIKRNPTLKSRLIAALKAGGLEALKAIFNHPVFSIPAETIKGFLEAE from the coding sequence ATGACTGAGGCAGAACTACTACAGGTAATCGAAGAAGCCGCTATGGATGGTGTAACAGAACTTCACCTTAGCGTAAGAAAACTCAGTAGTCTGCCAGCAGAAATAGGAAAACTCACCAACCTGCAATTCCTTGACCTCAGTTACAATCGACTGAGCAGTCTATCACCAGAAATAGGACAACTTACTAACCTCCGAACTCTCGACCTCAGTGACAATCAATTGAGCAGTCTATCACCGGAAATAGGACAACTTACTAACCTCCGAACCCTCTATCTCAGTGACAATCAATTGAGCAGTCTACCACCGGAAATAGGACAACTTACTAACCTCCGAACTCTCTACCTCAGAAACAATCAACTGAGGAGTCTACCACCAGAAATAGGACAACTTACTAACCTCCGAACTCTCGACCTCAGAAACAATCAACTGAGGAGTCTACCACCAGAAATAGGACAACTCATTCACTTGAAGCAGCTTGAACTTCAAGGCAATGAAATAATCAATCTTCCACCAGAAATAATAGAACAGGGATTAAAATCAATTCTTAGCTTTTATCGGCAACAGCTAGAACAAACAGTTGAGCATTTATATGAAGCAAAATTTTTAATTGTCGGTGAAGGAGGTGCAGGTAAAACTTCTTTGGCCAAAAAAATTGAAGATGGAAACTACAAACTTCAATCAAATGAAAAATCAACTGAAGGCATTGATGTCATTCAGTGGAAATTCAATCTAGATAATGGTCAGGAATTTCGCGTTAATATCTGGGACTTTGGTGGACAAGAAATCTACCACCAAACTCACCAATTTTTTCTGACTAAACGTTCTCTCTATGCCTTAGTTGCAGATATACGCCAAGATAATACAGATTTTTATTATTGGCTGAAAGTTGTCGAACTATTGAGTGAAAGTAGCCCAGTTTTAATTATTAAAAATGAAAAACAAGACCGTCAATGCGAAGTCAATGAACGCCAATTGCGAGGAGAATTTCTAAATCTCAAAGAAGTTTTACCAACTAACTTAGCGACTAATCGTGGTTTAATAGAAATTAAAAACTCTATTCAGCAATACATAAATAAACTTCCTCATGTTGGTACACCTCTACCAAAAATCTGGGTGAAAGTCCGTTCTGACCTAGAAAAAGACTCCCGCAACTTTATTAGTCTTGAAGAATACTACAAACTTTGCAAACTTCATAGCTTAACTAAACGTGAGGATATGTTGCTACTAAGTCGCTATTTGCACGACCTCGGTGTTTGCTTGCATTTCCAAGATGATCCTACACTTAAACACTATGTTATCCTCAAACCAGAATGGGGGACTACGGCAGTTTACAAAGTGCTGGATAATAAAAATGTCATTAAGAACTTAGGGTGTTTTACCAAAAATAATCTTGCAGAAATTTGGCAAGATAACGAATATAGCGAGATGAGGGATGAACTGCTGCAATTGATGATGCGGTTTAAACTTTGTTACCCAATTCCTCATTGTAATGGTAAATATATTGCACCGCAATTACTCGATATCAACCAACCTGAATATATCTGGGATAAATCCCATAATTTAATTTTACGCTACAAATATGAATTCATGCCCAAGGGTATTATCACTCGCTTAATTGTCGAAACACACCCTTGGATTGAACAACAAAAACAGGTTTGGAGAAGTGGCGTTATTCTCAATCAATATCAAACTCGTGCTGAAGTGATTGAAAACTACAATCAAAAGGAAATTAAAATCCGTGTTACCGGAAATCGTAAAAAAGAACTGCTGACAGTTATCACACACGAACTCGACAAAATACATCGTTCTTTTGAGCGTTTGAAATATGATACTCTTGTTCCTTGTAACTGCAAAGAATGTGAAGGAAGTCAGACACCTTATGCTTATCCTTTAGAATCATTACGTAAACGTTTGTATGTTGGACGCTATAAGATTGAGTGCGAAAATAGTTTTGAAATGGTTGATATTCGTAGGTTAATTGATGATGTAAATCTAAAAACCCAAGAATTAAATCGGGAACTGCAAACCTCAGTTACACCGTTACAAAATGAACTTGACAACCAGAAAAAAGAATCCTTTAATAATGTAATTCATATTCATGTAAAATCAGAGAGTAATTCCATGTCAGAATCTTATCAATCTAAGTATGACCAAAGAAATGCAAATAACCAATTTGTAGATACAGCCCAATCAGGTAGTAATGTCACATTCAATCAAAATAATTACACACCAGAACAAAAACAGAATTTAGCCGAAGCCGCAGCTGAAATTCAACAACTGCTTCACCAATTATCTAAAAACAATCAAACAGCCACAAATGAAGGAATTACAAACGCCATTCATCAAGAAATTAAACGCAACCCAACACTAAAATCCAGATTAATAGCGGCACTTAAAGCTGGTGGATTAGAAGCATTAAAAGCAATATTTAATCATCCTGTTTTTAGTATTCCAGCAGAAACCATCAAAGGATTTTTAGAAGCAGAATAA